One part of the Streptomyces sp. NBC_00286 genome encodes these proteins:
- the galT gene encoding galactose-1-phosphate uridylyltransferase, which translates to MKKTSTRLADGRELIYYDARDDAVRDAVDRRPLDPTVTTSEVRRDPLLGDSVAIASHRQGRTYHPPANECPLCPSEGDRLSEIPDSSYDVAVFENRFPSLAGDSGRCEVVCFTSDHDASFADLTEEQAGLVLEAWTDRTAELSHLPSVEQVFCFENRGAEIGVTLGHPHGQIYAYPFTTPRTALMLRSLAAHKEATGGENLFDDVVARELSDGDRIVLDAEHWVAFVPYAAHWPYEVHLYPKRRVPDLLGLDEDARTEFPKVYLELLRRFDRIFGEGESPTPYISAWHQAPFGTLEEFEGVSRDDFALHLELFTIRRTSGKLKFLAGSESGMSVFINDVPPETAAQRLREVASS; encoded by the coding sequence GTGAAGAAGACCTCGACCCGGCTGGCCGACGGTCGTGAGCTCATCTACTACGACGCGCGCGATGACGCGGTCCGCGACGCGGTCGACCGCAGACCGCTCGACCCGACCGTCACCACGTCTGAGGTGCGCCGCGACCCGCTGCTCGGCGACTCGGTCGCGATCGCCTCGCACCGCCAGGGCCGCACCTACCATCCGCCGGCGAACGAGTGCCCCCTGTGCCCGTCCGAGGGTGACCGCCTCAGCGAGATACCGGACTCCTCGTACGACGTCGCCGTCTTCGAGAACCGCTTCCCCTCCCTCGCCGGCGACTCCGGCCGCTGCGAGGTCGTCTGCTTCACCTCCGACCACGACGCGTCCTTCGCGGATCTGACGGAGGAACAGGCAGGCCTCGTCCTGGAGGCCTGGACCGACCGCACCGCCGAGCTGTCCCATCTCCCCTCCGTGGAGCAGGTCTTCTGTTTCGAGAACCGCGGCGCCGAGATCGGCGTGACCCTCGGACATCCGCACGGCCAGATCTACGCGTACCCCTTCACCACCCCTCGTACGGCCCTGATGCTGCGCTCACTTGCCGCGCACAAGGAGGCGACCGGCGGGGAGAACCTCTTCGACGACGTGGTGGCCCGCGAACTGTCCGACGGCGACCGGATCGTGCTGGACGCCGAACACTGGGTGGCCTTCGTGCCGTACGCGGCGCACTGGCCGTACGAGGTGCACCTCTACCCGAAGCGGCGGGTGCCGGACCTTCTGGGACTCGACGAGGACGCCCGCACAGAGTTCCCCAAGGTGTATCTGGAACTCTTGAGGCGCTTCGACCGGATTTTCGGCGAGGGTGAGTCTCCGACGCCGTACATCTCCGCCTGGCATCAGGCGCCGTTCGGCACGCTGGAGGAGTTCGAGGGTGTCAGCCGTGACGACTTCGCGCTCCACCTGGAGCTTTTCACCATTCGCCGCACTTCCGGCAAGCTGAAGTTCCTCGCGGGTTCCGAATCCGGCATGAGCGTGTTCATCAACGACGTGCCGCCGGAGACCGCGGCGCAGCGACTGCGAGAGGTAGCGAGTTCATGA
- a CDS encoding trans-aconitate 2-methyltransferase, which translates to MPAAATPTWDPSQYLRHADHRARPFADLLARVPELPTDPPRIADLGCGPGNMTRLLADRWPTAHITGFDNSPQMLARAEPLAGPTPGGGHLDFAAGDAGTWAPAEPYDLIVSNATLQWVPDHVTRFPAWVDGLAPGGTLAFQVPGNFDAPSHRLMRELAQSARWKNRLAGTLRHDDAVHEPADYLRALAELGCDADVWETTYLHLLTGVDPVLDWVKGTGLRPVLTELGEEAEAFVAEYRDLLREAYPPAPYGTVFPFRRLFAVARKADA; encoded by the coding sequence ATGCCTGCCGCCGCCACTCCCACCTGGGACCCGAGCCAATACCTGCGCCACGCGGACCATCGCGCCCGCCCCTTCGCGGACCTCCTCGCCCGCGTCCCGGAACTGCCCACCGACCCGCCCCGCATCGCCGACCTCGGCTGCGGCCCCGGCAACATGACCCGCCTCCTCGCCGACCGCTGGCCCACCGCGCACATCACCGGCTTCGACAACTCACCTCAGATGCTCGCCCGCGCCGAACCCCTAGCGGGCCCCACACCGGGCGGCGGCCACCTCGACTTCGCCGCCGGGGACGCCGGGACTTGGGCGCCGGCAGAGCCGTACGACCTGATCGTCAGCAACGCCACCCTGCAGTGGGTACCGGATCACGTAACCCGCTTCCCTGCTTGGGTGGATGGCCTCGCCCCGGGCGGCACCCTCGCCTTCCAGGTGCCCGGCAACTTCGACGCCCCCAGCCACCGCCTGATGCGCGAACTCGCCCAGTCCGCGCGCTGGAAGAACCGCCTGGCCGGAACCCTCCGCCACGACGACGCGGTCCACGAGCCCGCCGACTATCTGCGGGCCCTCGCCGAACTCGGCTGCGACGCCGACGTCTGGGAGACGACATACCTGCATCTCCTGACAGGCGTGGACCCGGTCCTGGACTGGGTGAAGGGCACGGGTCTGCGCCCGGTCCTGACGGAGTTGGGCGAGGAGGCGGAGGCTTTCGTCGCCGAGTACCGCGACCTGCTCCGCGAGGCCTACCCGCCCGCGCCGTACGGCACGGTCTTCCCGTTCCGTCGCCTCTTCGCGGTGGCGCGGAAGGCGGACGCCTGA
- a CDS encoding MarR family winged helix-turn-helix transcriptional regulator, which yields MEDEVDRLVAAWRRERPDLDVEPLEVLSRVSRLARHLDRARRLAFSEHSLEPWEFDVLTALRRAGAPYQLSPGQLLTQTLVTSGTMTNRIDRLAKKGLVERLPDPNDRRGVLVRLTDEGRDRADQALAALLDQERALLAELSSAQRGELAGLLRQLTAPFDNIPG from the coding sequence ATGGAGGACGAGGTCGATCGGCTGGTCGCAGCGTGGCGCCGGGAGCGCCCGGACCTCGACGTGGAGCCGTTGGAAGTGCTCAGCCGGGTGAGCAGGCTGGCCCGGCATCTGGACCGCGCACGCCGCCTTGCCTTCTCCGAACACAGCCTGGAGCCCTGGGAGTTCGACGTCCTTACGGCGCTGAGGCGGGCCGGGGCTCCGTACCAGCTCTCCCCCGGCCAGTTGCTGACCCAGACCCTGGTGACGTCCGGCACGATGACGAACCGTATCGACCGGCTGGCGAAGAAGGGCCTGGTGGAGCGCCTCCCCGACCCCAACGACCGCCGGGGCGTGCTGGTGCGGCTGACCGACGAGGGGCGGGACCGCGCGGACCAGGCGCTCGCCGCGCTCCTCGACCAGGAGCGGGCGCTTCTGGCGGAGCTCAGCAGTGCGCAGCGCGGTGAACTGGCCGGGCTGCTACGCCAGTTGACCGCCCCGTTCGACAACATCCCCGGCTAG
- a CDS encoding alpha/beta hydrolase family protein, which yields MPRPLVASPRTRARTSLPRTTAFAVALLLATSAVPTASAYAAKAPAEHIEGTLPSGAKYVMDKPADWNGTVLLFSHGYRPVGSPLAAQNAPDDGTKALLLEKGYALIGSSYATNGWAVTDAVPDQLATLDVFTEWAGKARRTLAWGQSYGGLVTTAIAERHPGRIDGSLAMCGLVHGGVANWNNTLDPVFALKTLLAPGSSVDLVGFPDQASAAAAAKTMSATVTDAQATPEGRARIALAAALHNLPGWNDPAQPKPAPDDWNTQQANQYQALQGMLSLPAFSWRQEAESRAGGNMSWNTGVDYTKMLRRSSVYKEVTELYKDAGLSLKKDLGALNRAPRISADPAAVDWMSRTSAFTGRLHKPQLTIHTTGDALVPVQVQSAYRRAATAGGSSALLRQAYVDNPGHCTFSPAEQTAALHTLEKRLDKGRWHGTDPASLNATAAAADPTTPARYIPYRPAPYPRPYDLAHPGDGQ from the coding sequence ATGCCCCGGCCCTTAGTCGCATCCCCCCGCACCCGCGCTCGTACGTCATTGCCGCGCACCACCGCTTTCGCGGTCGCCCTCCTGCTCGCCACCTCCGCCGTCCCCACGGCCTCCGCGTACGCCGCCAAAGCGCCGGCCGAGCACATCGAGGGCACCCTCCCGTCCGGCGCCAAGTACGTCATGGACAAGCCCGCCGACTGGAACGGCACCGTGCTGCTTTTCAGCCACGGCTACCGGCCCGTCGGCTCGCCCCTCGCCGCGCAGAACGCGCCCGACGACGGGACGAAGGCGCTTCTCCTCGAGAAGGGTTACGCGCTCATCGGCTCCTCGTACGCCACCAACGGCTGGGCGGTGACGGACGCCGTGCCCGACCAGCTCGCCACCCTCGACGTGTTCACCGAGTGGGCGGGTAAGGCACGGCGCACGCTCGCCTGGGGGCAGTCGTACGGCGGACTGGTCACCACCGCCATCGCCGAGCGGCACCCCGGGCGCATCGACGGCTCGCTGGCCATGTGCGGGCTGGTCCACGGCGGCGTCGCCAACTGGAACAACACCCTCGACCCCGTCTTCGCCCTCAAGACCCTCCTCGCGCCCGGCTCCTCCGTCGACCTCGTCGGCTTCCCCGATCAGGCCTCGGCTGCCGCCGCCGCCAAGACGATGAGCGCGACCGTCACCGACGCCCAGGCCACACCCGAGGGCCGCGCCCGTATCGCCCTCGCCGCCGCACTCCACAACCTCCCCGGCTGGAACGACCCCGCGCAGCCCAAGCCCGCCCCGGACGACTGGAACACCCAGCAGGCCAACCAGTACCAGGCCCTCCAGGGAATGCTGAGCCTGCCCGCGTTCAGCTGGCGCCAAGAGGCCGAGAGCCGGGCCGGCGGCAACATGTCCTGGAATACCGGCGTCGACTACACGAAGATGCTCCGCCGGTCGTCGGTGTACAAGGAGGTCACCGAGCTCTACAAGGACGCCGGCCTGTCCCTGAAGAAGGACCTGGGCGCCCTGAACCGGGCCCCGCGAATCAGCGCCGACCCGGCCGCCGTCGACTGGATGAGCCGCACCAGCGCGTTCACCGGCCGGCTGCACAAACCGCAGCTCACCATCCACACCACCGGCGACGCCCTCGTCCCCGTACAGGTCCAGAGCGCCTACCGCAGGGCCGCCACCGCCGGGGGCTCGTCGGCGCTGCTGCGTCAGGCGTACGTCGACAACCCCGGCCACTGCACCTTCAGCCCGGCCGAGCAGACGGCCGCACTGCACACCCTGGAGAAGCGGCTCGACAAGGGGCGCTGGCACGGCACGGATCCCGCGTCGCTCAACGCCACGGCCGCCGCGGCCGATCCCACGACGCCGGCCCGCTACATCCCGTACCGGCCGGCGCCGTATCCCCGCCCGTACGACCTGGCCCATCCCGGCGACGGTCAGTGA
- the galE gene encoding UDP-glucose 4-epimerase GalE yields MSGKYLVTGGAGYVGSVVAQHLLEAGHEVVVLDNLSTGFREGVPTGASFIEGDIRDAAKWLDSSFEAVLHFAAFSQVGESVVKPEKYWENNVGGTMALLEAMRSTGVRRLVFSSTAATYGEPEETPIVESAPTAPTNPYGASKLAVDHMISGEAAAHGLGAVSLRYFNVAGAYGSCGERHDPESHLIPLVLQVAQGRRDAISVFGDDYPTPDGTCIRDYIHVADLAEAHLLAVEAATPGEHLICNLGNGNGFSVREVIETVRQVTGHPIPEVVAPRRGGDPAVLVASAEAARERLGWTPSRADLAGIVADAWAFAQNRKSGS; encoded by the coding sequence ATGAGTGGGAAGTACCTGGTCACCGGCGGCGCGGGCTATGTCGGCAGTGTGGTCGCACAGCATCTGCTGGAGGCGGGCCACGAGGTCGTCGTCCTCGACAACCTCTCGACCGGCTTCCGCGAGGGCGTGCCCACCGGTGCTTCCTTCATCGAGGGCGACATCCGGGATGCCGCCAAGTGGCTGGACTCCTCCTTCGAGGCCGTGCTGCACTTCGCCGCGTTCTCGCAGGTCGGCGAGTCGGTCGTCAAGCCCGAAAAGTACTGGGAGAACAACGTCGGCGGCACGATGGCCCTGCTCGAGGCCATGCGCTCCACGGGCGTCCGCAGGCTCGTCTTCTCCTCCACCGCCGCCACGTACGGCGAGCCGGAGGAAACCCCCATCGTCGAGTCCGCGCCGACGGCGCCGACGAACCCGTACGGCGCCTCGAAGCTCGCCGTCGACCACATGATCAGCGGCGAGGCGGCCGCCCACGGCCTGGGCGCGGTGTCGCTGCGCTACTTCAACGTGGCGGGTGCGTACGGCAGTTGCGGCGAGCGCCACGACCCCGAGTCGCACCTCATCCCGCTCGTACTCCAGGTAGCCCAGGGCAGGCGCGACGCGATCTCCGTCTTCGGCGACGACTACCCGACGCCGGACGGCACCTGCATCCGCGACTACATCCACGTCGCGGACCTGGCGGAGGCCCACCTGCTGGCCGTCGAGGCGGCCACCCCGGGCGAGCACCTGATCTGCAACCTCGGCAACGGCAACGGCTTCTCGGTCCGCGAGGTCATCGAGACCGTCCGCCAGGTCACCGGGCACCCGATCCCCGAGGTCGTGGCCCCCCGCCGCGGCGGCGACCCGGCCGTGCTGGTGGCCTCCGCCGAGGCCGCTCGTGAACGGCTCGGCTGGACCCCGTCCCGCGCGGACCTCGCGGGGATCGTGGCGGACGCGTGGGCGTTCGCGCAGAACAGGAAGAGTGGTTCGTGA
- a CDS encoding PaaX family transcriptional regulator, with product MTATTDTTDIVEAPQLRPQSLVLTFFGNHVLDEGDLCVYSGSIIDVLARVGTGEQAVRSTLTRMVNRGLLRRQREGRKMFFGLTPQAVRILEDGGQRIWRDGAVNEDWDGTWTLLGFSLPESWQRQRHDLRSRLTWSGFGALYSGLWIAPGHADVRDAVSELGLDAHVKVFHARADAFTDVGLMIRESWDLESIAARYVAFDKRWAAVPAPVDPVATRLRLVAEWLRIIRTDPRLPVQHLPPEWPARQAQETFRRIAEETAGSAARMAAELLETVPLRSAS from the coding sequence ATGACGGCTACGACGGACACAACGGACATCGTTGAGGCCCCGCAGTTGCGCCCCCAGTCGCTCGTGCTCACCTTCTTCGGCAACCACGTCCTGGACGAAGGCGACCTGTGCGTCTACTCCGGCAGCATCATCGATGTGCTCGCCCGGGTCGGGACGGGGGAGCAGGCCGTACGTTCCACGCTGACCCGGATGGTCAACCGGGGCCTGCTACGGCGCCAGCGCGAGGGCCGCAAGATGTTCTTCGGGCTCACCCCGCAGGCGGTCCGCATCCTGGAGGACGGCGGACAGCGCATCTGGCGCGACGGCGCGGTCAACGAGGACTGGGACGGCACCTGGACCCTGCTCGGCTTCTCCCTCCCGGAGTCCTGGCAACGCCAGCGCCATGACCTGCGCTCCCGGCTGACCTGGTCCGGCTTCGGCGCCCTCTACAGCGGGCTGTGGATCGCCCCCGGCCACGCCGATGTCCGCGACGCCGTCTCCGAACTCGGGCTCGACGCCCACGTCAAGGTCTTCCACGCCCGGGCCGACGCGTTCACCGACGTCGGCCTGATGATCCGCGAGAGCTGGGACCTGGAGAGCATCGCGGCGCGGTACGTCGCCTTCGACAAGCGGTGGGCCGCCGTGCCGGCGCCGGTCGATCCGGTCGCGACGCGGCTGCGGCTGGTCGCCGAGTGGCTGCGGATCATACGTACGGACCCGCGGCTGCCTGTGCAGCATCTCCCTCCGGAGTGGCCGGCCCGGCAGGCCCAGGAGACGTTCCGTCGAATAGCGGAGGAGACGGCGGGGTCCGCTGCGCGGATGGCTGCGGAGCTCTTGGAGACGGTTCCGCTGCGTTCGGCTTCGTAG
- a CDS encoding sodium:solute symporter family protein, which translates to MQNPTHLPPTHLAQELRLPTNWLDYTILAIYFVVVLGVGFAARRSVKTSLDFFLSGRSLPAWVTGLAFVAANLGATEILGMAANGAQYGAYTVHWYWVGAIPAMVFLGLVMMPFYYGSKVRSVPEFLLLRFDKSAHLLSSVLFAFAAILIAGVNLYALAIVVEALLGWAQWVSIVVAGVFVLAYITVGGLSSAIYNEVLQFFVILAALIPLTLLGLKRVGGWGGLTDSLTESHSADFVTAWGGTGIGDANPLGANWLTIVLGLGFVLSFGYWTTNFAEVQRALSAKNLSAGKRTPLIAAFPKIFIVFVVMTPGLIAAALVPNIGTPDSDLTYNDAIPYLMEQLLPNGVLGIAVTGLLAAFMAGMAANISSFNTVFTSDIWAKYVVKGRDDAYYLRFGRLITAIGVLASIGTAFLASSFSNIMAYLQTLFSFFNVPMFVVFIIGLFWKRASMKSGFWGLLVGTTAAMINYFVIYKQGVIDIPSDQGANFVSAIAGFVAGAVVMFAVSLFTAPKPESELQGLVYGTRSPGMDEPPAAGDEAWYRKPALLGWGAIVLAAACYIPFSF; encoded by the coding sequence ATGCAGAACCCCACACATCTGCCCCCCACCCATCTCGCTCAAGAACTCCGGCTCCCCACCAACTGGCTCGACTACACGATCCTGGCGATCTACTTCGTCGTCGTCTTAGGCGTCGGCTTCGCCGCCCGCCGGTCGGTCAAGACAAGTCTCGACTTCTTCCTCTCCGGGCGCTCCCTGCCCGCCTGGGTCACCGGTCTCGCGTTCGTCGCGGCCAACCTGGGCGCCACCGAGATCCTGGGCATGGCCGCGAACGGTGCGCAATACGGCGCGTACACCGTGCACTGGTACTGGGTCGGCGCCATCCCCGCCATGGTCTTCCTCGGCCTGGTGATGATGCCCTTCTACTACGGGTCGAAGGTGCGCTCCGTACCGGAGTTCCTGCTGCTGCGCTTCGACAAGTCGGCGCATCTGCTCAGCTCGGTCCTGTTCGCCTTCGCCGCGATCCTCATCGCGGGCGTCAACCTCTACGCCCTCGCGATCGTCGTCGAGGCGCTGCTCGGCTGGGCGCAGTGGGTGTCCATCGTCGTCGCCGGCGTCTTCGTCCTCGCGTACATCACCGTCGGCGGTCTGTCCTCGGCGATCTACAACGAGGTGCTCCAGTTCTTCGTCATCCTCGCCGCGCTCATCCCGCTCACCCTCCTCGGACTGAAGAGGGTCGGCGGCTGGGGTGGCCTGACCGACTCACTGACCGAGAGTCACAGCGCCGACTTCGTCACGGCGTGGGGCGGTACGGGCATCGGAGACGCCAATCCGCTGGGCGCCAACTGGCTGACCATCGTGCTGGGCCTCGGCTTCGTCCTCTCCTTCGGCTACTGGACGACCAACTTCGCCGAAGTGCAGCGCGCCCTGTCGGCGAAGAACCTCAGCGCGGGCAAGCGGACGCCGCTGATCGCCGCGTTCCCGAAGATCTTCATCGTCTTCGTGGTGATGACTCCGGGTCTGATCGCCGCCGCCCTCGTCCCGAACATCGGCACGCCCGACTCGGACCTCACCTACAACGACGCGATCCCTTATCTGATGGAGCAGTTGCTGCCGAACGGTGTGCTCGGGATCGCGGTGACCGGTCTGCTGGCGGCGTTCATGGCGGGCATGGCGGCCAACATCTCCTCCTTCAACACGGTCTTCACGTCCGACATCTGGGCGAAGTACGTGGTGAAGGGCCGCGACGACGCGTACTACTTGCGCTTCGGCCGGCTGATCACCGCGATCGGTGTACTCGCCTCGATCGGCACCGCGTTCCTGGCGTCGTCCTTCTCGAACATCATGGCCTACCTGCAGACGCTGTTCTCCTTCTTCAACGTGCCGATGTTCGTGGTCTTCATCATCGGCCTGTTCTGGAAGCGGGCGTCGATGAAGTCCGGGTTCTGGGGACTGCTCGTGGGCACCACGGCGGCGATGATCAACTACTTCGTGATCTACAAGCAGGGCGTCATCGACATCCCCTCCGACCAGGGCGCCAACTTCGTCTCGGCGATCGCCGGCTTCGTGGCCGGAGCGGTGGTGATGTTCGCGGTCTCGCTCTTCACGGCGCCGAAGCCGGAGTCCGAACTCCAGGGACTGGTATACGGCACCCGCTCGCCCGGCATGGACGAGCCGCCCGCCGCGGGCGACGAGGCCTGGTACCGCAAGCCCGCCCTGCTGGGCTGGGGAGCGATCGTCCTGGCCGCGGCCTGCTACATCCCCTTCTCCTTCTGA
- a CDS encoding GNAT family N-acetyltransferase yields MFRIETGVDKEFSKLLRSRLRDANTAASPVLRALHGTPDERELPLHLWALDEQGELAGGLVGHTWATWLHVTYLWVDTPHRGTGLGTHLLSRAETLARTERGCHAARLETWDFQAPEFYKKRGYEVVCVIPDYPPGVTEYTLTKQLS; encoded by the coding sequence ATGTTTCGTATTGAGACAGGAGTCGACAAAGAGTTCAGCAAGTTGCTGCGTTCCCGACTCCGGGACGCCAACACGGCGGCCTCTCCCGTACTCCGTGCTCTCCACGGAACCCCCGACGAACGCGAGCTTCCGCTCCACCTCTGGGCGCTGGACGAGCAGGGCGAGCTCGCGGGCGGCCTCGTCGGCCATACCTGGGCGACGTGGCTGCACGTCACGTACCTCTGGGTCGACACCCCCCACCGCGGCACGGGCCTCGGCACCCACCTGCTGTCCCGCGCCGAAACCCTGGCCCGGACGGAGCGCGGCTGCCACGCCGCCCGCCTGGAGACGTGGGACTTCCAGGCGCCGGAGTTCTACAAGAAGCGGGGGTACGAGGTGGTGTGCGTGATCCCCGACTATCCGCCGGGGGTTACGGAGTACACGCTGACGAAGCAGCTCAGCTGA
- a CDS encoding response regulator transcription factor, whose amino-acid sequence MVRIRVLVVDDHRIFAESLAAALAAEPDVDVSAAGSGPAALRSMERAAAEGRRFDVLLVDADLGGNVPGVRPAVSVHDNNEEGLVDGISLVAGVRSGHPGVRTVVLAEKDDSRRAALALQAGASGWVAKDCSLSRLLTVIRGVLRDETHLPPALLTGVLRELTAARKHRTESEQLVESLTPREREVLRCMVAGLGRKAVAERLFLSPHTVRTHMQNVLGKLGVHSTLAAVALARRAGVGPVDLGPTGRIMPEESSSA is encoded by the coding sequence GTGGTTCGCATCCGTGTCCTGGTCGTCGACGACCACCGCATCTTCGCCGAGTCTCTCGCCGCGGCCCTGGCCGCCGAGCCCGACGTCGACGTGTCCGCGGCCGGCAGCGGCCCCGCCGCGCTGCGCTCTATGGAGCGCGCGGCGGCGGAAGGCCGCAGATTCGACGTGCTGCTCGTCGACGCCGACCTGGGCGGCAATGTGCCCGGCGTCCGCCCGGCCGTCTCCGTGCACGACAACAACGAAGAAGGCCTGGTCGACGGCATCTCCCTGGTCGCGGGCGTCCGTTCGGGCCACCCCGGCGTCCGTACCGTCGTCCTCGCGGAAAAGGACGACTCGCGCCGCGCTGCCCTCGCCCTGCAGGCCGGGGCCTCGGGCTGGGTCGCCAAGGACTGCTCGCTGTCGAGGCTGCTCACGGTCATACGAGGCGTACTGCGGGACGAGACCCATCTGCCGCCCGCCCTGCTCACGGGCGTCCTGCGCGAGCTGACCGCCGCCCGCAAGCACCGCACCGAGAGCGAACAGCTCGTCGAGTCCCTCACACCGCGCGAGCGCGAGGTGCTGCGGTGCATGGTCGCGGGTCTGGGGCGCAAAGCCGTCGCCGAGCGCCTGTTCCTGTCCCCGCACACCGTCCGCACCCATATGCAGAACGTGCTCGGGAAGCTGGGCGTCCACTCCACGCTGGCCGCGGTCGCGCTAGCCAGGCGGGCTGGGGTGGGGCCGGTGGATCTGGGGCCTACCGGCCGGATCATGCCGGAGGAAAGCAGCAGCGCCTGA
- the galK gene encoding galactokinase — MSIAEKFEELYGSAPEGVWAAPGRVNLIGEHTDYNDGFVMPFALPHTTVAAVSRRTDGVLRLHSADVEDGVVELRVDELAPLSDTGWTAYPAGVVWALREAGHAVTGADIHLASTVPTGAGLSSSAALEVVTALALDELYGLGIERPQLARLCQRAENMYVGAPTGIMDQTASACCEDGHALFLDTRDLAQQQIPFDLAAEGMRLLVVDTRVKHAHSDGEYGKRRAGCEKGAALLGVTALRDVAYDELDAALERLGDEEEVCRLVRHIVTENHRVERVVSLLKAGDTRAIGPVLNEGHASLRDDFRISCAELDLVVDTALSAGAVGARMTGGGFGGSAIVLVESTDAETVTKTVEEAFAAAGFTAPRVFTAIPSAGARRLS, encoded by the coding sequence GTGAGCATCGCCGAGAAGTTCGAGGAGCTGTACGGGAGCGCCCCCGAGGGTGTCTGGGCAGCGCCGGGGCGCGTCAACCTGATCGGTGAGCACACCGACTACAACGACGGCTTCGTCATGCCCTTCGCGCTGCCGCACACCACGGTCGCGGCGGTGTCGCGGCGCACGGACGGCGTGCTCCGGCTGCACTCCGCCGACGTCGAGGACGGCGTCGTGGAACTGCGCGTCGACGAACTCGCCCCGCTGTCCGACACGGGCTGGACGGCGTACCCGGCGGGCGTGGTGTGGGCACTGCGCGAGGCGGGCCACGCGGTGACCGGCGCGGACATCCATCTGGCCTCGACGGTCCCGACGGGCGCGGGCCTGTCCTCCTCGGCGGCCCTGGAGGTCGTCACGGCCCTGGCCCTCGACGAGCTCTACGGACTCGGCATCGAGCGCCCGCAGTTGGCCCGCCTGTGCCAGCGCGCCGAGAACATGTACGTCGGCGCCCCCACCGGGATCATGGATCAGACGGCCTCGGCGTGCTGCGAGGACGGCCACGCGCTGTTCCTCGACACCCGTGACCTGGCCCAGCAGCAGATCCCCTTCGACCTCGCGGCCGAGGGCATGCGGCTGCTGGTCGTCGACACGCGCGTCAAGCACGCCCACAGCGACGGCGAGTACGGCAAGCGGCGGGCGGGCTGCGAGAAGGGCGCAGCCCTGCTCGGCGTGACCGCACTGCGGGATGTGGCGTACGACGAACTGGACGCGGCCCTGGAGCGGTTGGGCGACGAGGAGGAGGTGTGCCGTCTGGTGCGCCACATCGTCACCGAGAACCACCGGGTGGAGCGGGTCGTGTCGCTGCTGAAGGCGGGCGACACGAGGGCGATCGGCCCGGTGCTGAACGAGGGCCACGCCTCGCTGCGCGACGACTTCCGCATCTCCTGCGCGGAGCTGGACCTGGTCGTCGACACGGCGTTGTCGGCCGGCGCGGTGGGTGCCCGCATGACGGGCGGCGGCTTCGGCGGCTCGGCGATCGTCCTCGTCGAGTCCACGGACGCGGAAACGGTCACCAAGACGGTGGAGGAAGCGTTCGCGGCAGCCGGGTTCACGGCTCCGCGGGTCTTCACGGCGATCCCGTCGGCGGGCGCGCGGCGCCTCAGCTGA
- a CDS encoding DUF397 domain-containing protein gives MTTTANWQKSSFSGGADGNNCLELATTGPRSIHLRESDDPTTHLTTTPGPLAHLLQGIRSGALSPAAPETVH, from the coding sequence ATGACCACCACCGCCAACTGGCAGAAGTCCTCCTTCTCCGGCGGCGCCGACGGCAACAACTGCCTGGAACTGGCCACCACCGGCCCCCGGTCGATCCACCTCCGCGAAAGCGACGACCCCACCACTCACCTCACCACCACCCCTGGCCCCCTCGCCCACCTCCTCCAAGGCATACGCTCCGGCGCCCTCAGTCCGGCGGCTCCGGAAACCGTTCACTGA